The Halosimplex litoreum genome has a window encoding:
- a CDS encoding inorganic phosphate transporter produces the protein MVEVLLLVGLFVAVFVGFNIGGSSTGVAFGPAVGSNTISKVTAAALMTVFALLGGWTVGREVIDTLGSDIVTTTFTLEISIGVLFFIGLALFLSNVAGVPASTSMTAVGAMAGLGLARGTLNWAEMGQIVTWWLVSPVLAFWVSAVIGRYYYPRLVEWFAVTQTEGSLLVLDRSGALPRPVLGPNTTQRELVGTLSVVGIGCYMAFSAGASNVANAVAPLVGSESIGMNPAILLGGGAIGLGAFTIARRTMDTVGNDLTDLPLLAALVVATVSSTIVTGLSALGVPASFVIIATMSIVGLGWGRATRTVTIADAREGDSPAVSVGALAAEADEAPTVGGDGGTPDAADAPPIGSEDRESIPDAEDLFEPATTARVIFLQNVVPGIATVASFLLFRFVPL, from the coding sequence ATGGTCGAGGTCCTCCTGCTCGTCGGGCTGTTCGTCGCCGTCTTCGTCGGGTTCAATATCGGCGGGTCCTCGACGGGCGTGGCGTTCGGTCCGGCGGTCGGCAGCAACACGATCTCGAAAGTGACGGCCGCGGCGCTGATGACCGTCTTCGCGCTGCTGGGCGGTTGGACCGTCGGTCGCGAGGTGATCGACACGCTCGGCAGCGACATCGTCACGACGACGTTCACGCTGGAGATCAGCATCGGCGTCCTCTTTTTCATCGGACTGGCCCTCTTTCTCTCGAACGTCGCGGGCGTCCCCGCCTCGACGTCGATGACGGCCGTCGGCGCGATGGCGGGGCTAGGGCTGGCCCGCGGGACGCTCAACTGGGCGGAGATGGGACAGATCGTCACCTGGTGGCTCGTCTCGCCGGTGCTGGCCTTCTGGGTCAGCGCCGTCATCGGCCGCTACTACTACCCGCGGCTGGTCGAGTGGTTCGCGGTCACCCAGACCGAGGGGTCGCTGCTCGTCCTCGACCGCTCGGGCGCGCTCCCACGACCGGTCCTCGGCCCGAACACCACCCAGCGCGAACTCGTCGGGACGCTCTCGGTCGTCGGTATCGGCTGTTACATGGCTTTCTCGGCGGGTGCGAGCAACGTCGCAAACGCCGTCGCGCCGCTGGTCGGCAGCGAGTCAATCGGGATGAACCCCGCCATCCTGCTCGGCGGGGGCGCCATCGGCCTCGGCGCGTTCACCATCGCCCGCCGGACCATGGACACGGTCGGCAACGACCTGACGGACCTGCCGCTGCTGGCGGCGCTGGTCGTCGCGACGGTCAGCTCGACCATCGTCACCGGGCTCTCGGCGCTGGGCGTGCCCGCGAGCTTCGTCATCATCGCGACGATGAGTATCGTCGGCCTGGGCTGGGGGCGAGCGACGCGGACGGTCACCATCGCCGACGCCAGGGAGGGCGACTCGCCGGCGGTGTCGGTCGGCGCGCTGGCCGCCGAGGCCGACGAGGCGCCGACCGTCGGCGGCGACGGCGGGACGCCGGACGCGGCCGACGCCCCGCCGATCGGCAGCGAGGACCGCGAGTCGATCCCCGACGCCGAGGACCTGTTCGAGCCGGCGACGACCGCCCGGGTCATCTTCCTCCAGAACGTCGTGCCCGGGATCGCGACGGTCGCCTCGTTCCTCCTCTTTCGGTTCGTCCCGTTGTGA
- a CDS encoding A24 family peptidase yields MIDWLGTVLTESPPPDLLRLVAVPVFAWAAYRDIRTRRVPNATWLPLALLGVALLAWDISRVSAGDLPGGLVARERFYLRVALSLGMVGSIGYLFYWFGGFGGADAKALIVLAVLFPTFPTYIFPAEALPLTRTTVGVFSLTVLSNTVLVGAAYPVAVTLRNALTGHLAPIMFIGKPIRTADATTEYGSLLQTPEGFTRRGLDLDALRMYLCWRGTTLAAVRDDPARHRDPASLPDDPNAPGDGSIPESGAVATETDGEAVTDGGREDADGPAAARARTDYDDPWGARAFLDDIEGSAYGTTPEGLADGLDVLAEEDVVWISPGMPFIVPMFLALLVSLVYGDLFFTLVSVLV; encoded by the coding sequence GTGATCGACTGGCTGGGAACCGTCCTGACCGAGAGCCCGCCGCCGGACCTGCTGCGGCTGGTGGCCGTCCCCGTCTTCGCCTGGGCCGCCTATCGGGATATCCGTACCCGGCGGGTGCCCAACGCCACGTGGCTCCCGCTCGCGCTGCTCGGGGTCGCCCTGCTGGCCTGGGACATCTCGCGAGTGTCGGCCGGCGACCTCCCTGGCGGGCTGGTCGCTCGCGAGCGATTCTATCTCCGTGTCGCGCTCTCGCTGGGGATGGTCGGCTCGATCGGCTACCTGTTCTACTGGTTCGGTGGCTTCGGCGGCGCCGACGCGAAGGCGCTGATCGTCCTCGCCGTCCTCTTCCCGACCTTCCCGACCTACATCTTCCCGGCGGAGGCGCTGCCGCTGACCCGGACGACCGTCGGCGTCTTCTCGCTGACCGTCCTCTCGAACACCGTCCTCGTCGGCGCGGCCTACCCCGTCGCCGTCACGCTGCGCAACGCCCTCACCGGCCACCTCGCGCCGATCATGTTCATCGGCAAGCCGATCCGCACCGCGGACGCGACCACCGAGTACGGCTCGCTGCTCCAGACGCCGGAGGGGTTCACCCGCCGCGGCCTCGACCTGGACGCCCTGCGGATGTACCTGTGCTGGCGCGGCACGACGCTGGCGGCGGTCCGCGACGACCCCGCCCGCCACCGCGACCCCGCGAGCCTCCCCGACGACCCCAACGCTCCCGGCGACGGCTCGATCCCCGAGAGCGGCGCGGTCGCGACCGAAACCGACGGCGAGGCGGTCACCGACGGCGGTCGCGAGGATGCGGACGGTCCCGCTGCTGCTCGAGCCCGAACCGACTACGACGACCCCTGGGGTGCGCGAGCGTTCCTCGACGACATCGAAGGGTCGGCCTACGGGACGACTCCCGAGGGGCTGGCCGACGGACTCGACGTGCTCGCCGAGGAGGACGTGGTCTGGATCTCCCCGGGGATGCCGTTCATCGTCCCGATGTTCCTCGCGCTGCTCGTCAGCCTCGTCTACGGCGACCTGTTTTTCACACTCGTCTCCGTGCTGGTGTGA
- the fer gene encoding ferredoxin Fer, protein MPTVEYLNYEVLDDQGWDMDASAFDEAADAGLDDEDHGTLEVNEGEYILEAAEAQGFDWPFSCRAGACANCAAIAVEGDIDMDMQQILSDEEVEEKNVRLTCIGSAATDEVKIVYNAKHLDYLQNRVI, encoded by the coding sequence ATGCCCACCGTAGAGTACCTGAATTACGAAGTGCTGGACGACCAGGGTTGGGACATGGACGCATCGGCTTTCGACGAGGCCGCCGACGCCGGCCTCGACGACGAGGACCACGGCACGCTGGAGGTCAACGAGGGCGAGTACATCCTCGAGGCCGCCGAAGCCCAGGGCTTCGACTGGCCGTTCTCGTGCCGCGCCGGCGCGTGTGCGAACTGCGCCGCCATCGCGGTCGAGGGCGACATCGACATGGACATGCAGCAGATCCTCTCCGACGAAGAGGTCGAGGAGAAGAACGTCCGCCTGACCTGCATCGGTAGCGCGGCCACCGACGAGGTCAAGATCGTCTACAACGCCAAGCACCTCGACTACCTGCAGAACCGCGTCATATAA